A part of Desulfotomaculum nigrificans DSM 574 genomic DNA contains:
- a CDS encoding DUF2953 domain-containing protein has product MYVLLGVGLLLTLVLLSYLRVHLKYFRWQEDDILSMDFFLFGGFIKYRIEVPVIVLQQKLSGFTLATRTELETGGDDSLELIGCNKEFTIKNIQEALSTFKQWWPFMKALPEDILKFLKHLRVKSFNWRTDIGTPDAAATGMLAGLAWAVKGSLTSIFYQKIAPGGERPVLTVEPNFRKQGFTTTLDCIFEIRVGNIMVTGIKILQKLVTRRGVNKIGRASHRRPDENCHGEYQGNG; this is encoded by the coding sequence ATGTATGTACTTTTGGGTGTGGGTCTGTTGCTGACTTTGGTCTTACTTTCCTACCTGAGAGTACATTTGAAATATTTTCGCTGGCAAGAGGATGATATCCTGAGCATGGACTTTTTTTTGTTCGGGGGATTTATTAAATACAGAATAGAGGTGCCTGTTATAGTCCTGCAGCAAAAACTTTCAGGTTTCACCTTAGCCACCCGCACCGAGCTGGAAACCGGCGGGGATGACTCCCTCGAACTGATAGGCTGCAATAAAGAATTTACCATTAAGAACATCCAGGAGGCCCTCAGCACCTTTAAACAGTGGTGGCCCTTTATGAAAGCTTTACCGGAGGATATCCTTAAGTTTTTAAAACACCTGCGAGTTAAATCCTTTAATTGGCGTACCGATATCGGTACGCCGGACGCCGCGGCCACCGGTATGTTGGCGGGGCTGGCCTGGGCTGTAAAAGGCAGCCTTACCTCCATATTTTACCAAAAAATAGCCCCCGGCGGGGAGCGGCCGGTTTTAACAGTGGAACCTAATTTCCGAAAACAAGGGTTTACCACCACCTTGGATTGCATATTTGAAATTCGAGTTGGCAATATTATGGTTACCGGTATAAAAATATTGCAGAAGCTGGTAACAAGACGGGGGGTGAATAAAATTGGCAGAGCATCCCATAGAAGGCCTGATGAAAACTGCCATGGAGAGTATCAAGGAAATGGTTGA
- the ytfJ gene encoding GerW family sporulation protein yields MAEHPIEGLMKTAMESIKEMVDVNTVVGDPVETPDGSVIIPISRVACGFAAGGGEYAAGSNSNGSGNNSGNKEAEGSGAPFGGGSGAGVSVQPMGFLVVGNGQIRFLPVDDSHALFDRLIDVAPQLLNQVQSMFKRGNATGSTQPVI; encoded by the coding sequence TTGGCAGAGCATCCCATAGAAGGCCTGATGAAAACTGCCATGGAGAGTATCAAGGAAATGGTTGATGTAAATACCGTAGTTGGTGATCCTGTGGAAACTCCCGATGGCAGTGTGATTATTCCTATATCCCGGGTAGCCTGCGGATTTGCAGCCGGTGGCGGAGAATACGCAGCCGGCAGTAATAGCAATGGTAGTGGAAACAATAGTGGCAATAAAGAAGCAGAAGGGTCGGGCGCACCCTTTGGCGGCGGCAGCGGTGCCGGGGTTTCAGTACAGCCCATGGGATTTTTAGTGGTTGGCAACGGCCAAATACGCTTCCTACCTGTGGATGACAGTCATGCATTATTTGATCGTTTGATAGATGTGGCGCCACAACTATTAAATCAAGTACAAAGCATGTTTAAACGTGGTAATGCCACCGGGTCAACACAACCGGTCATATAA
- a CDS encoding spore maturation protein: MYEIINQISRWAIPVMLLVIPLAAFIKRVPVFETFVEGAEAGFATAVKTIPYLTAMLVAVSIFRASGAMELVASWLAPALNLLGVPADIIPHAVMRPLSGGAALGIATELIKTHGPDSFIGRLVSTMQGSSDTTFYVLTLYFGSVGIKKYRYAIISGLTADFTTLVASIVICKVMF, translated from the coding sequence ATGTATGAAATAATTAACCAAATCTCCCGCTGGGCCATTCCGGTGATGCTGCTGGTAATTCCCTTGGCCGCCTTTATTAAGCGGGTGCCGGTATTTGAAACCTTTGTGGAGGGGGCGGAAGCCGGGTTTGCTACGGCGGTTAAAACCATCCCTTATCTCACCGCCATGTTGGTGGCAGTTAGTATATTTCGGGCTTCCGGAGCCATGGAACTGGTGGCTTCCTGGCTGGCCCCGGCACTGAATTTACTGGGGGTGCCGGCAGACATCATACCCCATGCCGTAATGCGCCCCCTGTCCGGTGGGGCAGCCCTGGGTATTGCCACTGAACTAATTAAAACCCACGGCCCGGACAGCTTTATCGGCCGTCTGGTATCCACCATGCAGGGGTCCAGTGATACCACCTTTTATGTGCTAACCTTATACTTTGGTTCGGTAGGCATAAAAAAATATCGTTACGCCATCATCTCCGGTCTCACCGCAGATTTTACCACCCTGGTGGCATCAATCGTGATTTGTAAAGTTATGTTTTGA
- a CDS encoding pseudouridine synthase, translating into MEERLQKVLARAGIASRRRCEELIVAGKVKVNGKAVTALGTKVDAAKDKIEVNGQPVTASQPKVYFMLNKPRGYVTTLHDERGRKTVIDLLEGIEQRVYPVGRLDYDSEGLLLLTNDGELTNALTHPKHKVPKTYLVRVEGVPEPAKLKAMARGLVLADGPTAPAQVRLAGVRDNRALLEITIHEGRNRQVRRMCEHIGHPVLRLKRIRVGPLVLEGLKPGQFRPLTEVELKKLWSII; encoded by the coding sequence ATGGAAGAACGTTTACAAAAAGTTTTGGCCCGGGCAGGCATTGCTTCCCGGCGCCGTTGCGAAGAATTAATTGTGGCGGGAAAGGTCAAGGTCAACGGTAAAGCAGTTACGGCACTGGGCACCAAGGTGGATGCGGCTAAGGATAAAATTGAGGTAAACGGCCAGCCGGTAACTGCCAGCCAGCCCAAGGTATATTTTATGCTTAATAAGCCCAGGGGTTACGTCACCACCTTGCATGATGAGAGGGGCAGGAAGACAGTTATCGACTTGCTGGAAGGAATAGAGCAGCGGGTATATCCGGTGGGGCGGCTGGATTATGATTCCGAAGGGCTGCTGCTGCTGACCAATGATGGTGAACTCACCAATGCCCTGACTCACCCTAAACATAAGGTACCTAAAACCTACCTGGTACGGGTGGAGGGGGTCCCTGAACCGGCTAAGCTAAAGGCCATGGCCCGGGGCCTGGTACTGGCAGATGGTCCCACCGCCCCGGCCCAGGTAAGGTTAGCCGGCGTCCGGGACAACCGGGCGTTATTAGAAATAACCATTCATGAAGGCCGCAACCGGCAGGTGCGGCGCATGTGCGAACACATTGGTCACCCGGTACTGCGGCTGAAAAGAATCAGAGTTGGGCCTCTGGTATTGGAAGGTTTAAAACCTGGCCAGTTTAGACCCCTCACAGAAGTAGAATTAAAGAAACTTTGGAGCATAATATAA
- a CDS encoding Gmad2 immunoglobulin-like domain-containing protein: MRKLTTFLCLLLVSLIPLGCSPAKKPAPAPEPKTIVVPDVSSISFKTIDYDQAPEIVRAMAKNLKDSNFATWTNVNGTNYVVISQASLPIGSSVKITDIQRRVPANDFDWVNVKLKYTPSTATGQKSQSSKPIVATFTLDRTIRAISFEVERDKSAGTGAAPTTPRATSPAQHKVTPNQQPAAKGLQLTSPRAGEPVKSPLQVSGTAKGITGTVRIRVKNAGGLTLVEKPVQVVNGSFNTMVSFTMPTAEEKGTVEAFITGNGAVEKEVVSVPVTLLPGTIGAP, translated from the coding sequence ATGCGAAAATTGACCACGTTTTTATGTTTGCTTTTGGTTAGTCTGATACCCCTTGGTTGTTCCCCGGCTAAGAAACCTGCACCTGCCCCGGAGCCAAAAACCATTGTGGTTCCCGATGTTTCCAGCATTTCCTTTAAAACCATTGACTATGATCAGGCTCCCGAGATAGTACGGGCCATGGCTAAAAACTTAAAGGACAGCAACTTTGCCACCTGGACCAATGTTAATGGCACCAACTATGTTGTTATTAGTCAAGCCAGCTTGCCCATCGGCAGCAGTGTGAAAATCACCGATATTCAGCGGCGGGTGCCAGCCAACGACTTTGACTGGGTTAATGTTAAGTTAAAATATACCCCGTCGACTGCCACCGGTCAAAAATCACAATCATCCAAACCAATTGTGGCCACCTTTACCCTGGATAGAACCATCAGGGCCATTAGTTTTGAAGTTGAGCGGGATAAGTCGGCGGGCACCGGTGCCGCTCCCACCACACCCCGGGCCACTTCCCCGGCCCAACACAAAGTTACCCCAAACCAGCAGCCTGCGGCTAAAGGCTTACAGCTTACCTCACCCAGAGCCGGTGAGCCGGTGAAAAGCCCCTTACAGGTGTCAGGTACGGCCAAAGGAATAACAGGCACCGTTAGGATAAGGGTTAAAAACGCCGGTGGCTTAACCCTGGTAGAAAAACCGGTACAAGTGGTCAACGGCAGTTTTAATACCATGGTCAGTTTCACCATGCCCACCGCTGAAGAGAAGGGCACCGTAGAAGCCTTTATCACCGGCAATGGTGCAGTAGAAAAAGAGGTGGTATCGGTACCTGTAACCCTGCTACCCGGCACCATAGGAGCGCCATAG
- a CDS encoding nucleoside recognition domain-containing protein, whose translation MVNYVWLGMIVFGIIVAGVQGHIEVVTRAALDGAQVAVKTSLSLIAIITFWLGIMKLAEAAGLVQALARLVRPVMRFLFPGVPKDHPAMGAIVMNLSANILGLGNAATPMGLIAMQELQKLNRHRPDTASEAMCTFLALNTGCITLIPTTIIGIRLLYGSQDPTEIVGTTVFATFCGMTVAIIADRILRGIYKYR comes from the coding sequence TTGGTTAATTACGTTTGGCTGGGCATGATTGTGTTCGGCATAATTGTGGCCGGGGTGCAGGGCCACATTGAGGTAGTCACCAGGGCTGCCTTAGACGGAGCTCAGGTGGCGGTTAAAACTTCCCTTAGCTTAATTGCCATTATTACTTTTTGGCTGGGCATAATGAAACTGGCGGAGGCGGCCGGGTTGGTACAGGCCCTGGCCAGGCTGGTTAGGCCGGTGATGAGATTTTTATTCCCCGGCGTACCTAAAGACCATCCGGCCATGGGCGCCATTGTCATGAACCTCAGTGCCAATATTCTGGGCTTGGGCAATGCTGCCACACCCATGGGCCTGATTGCCATGCAGGAACTGCAGAAATTAAACCGGCACCGGCCGGATACCGCCTCGGAGGCCATGTGTACCTTTTTAGCCCTTAATACCGGCTGCATCACCTTAATACCAACCACCATCATTGGTATCCGGCTGTTATACGGCAGCCAGGATCCCACCGAAATAGTAGGTACCACCGTATTTGCTACTTTTTGCGGTATGACTGTGGCCATCATAGCGGACCGCATTTTGCGCGGAATTTATAAATACAGGTAA
- a CDS encoding ATP-binding protein: MSDFDRLVSVPHLNQSMLYAKWQEFINGEPVDTGTVFHETFAAWQRCKEMGINPYQIKDIVKLPERELARRRSRLQDIFSLLEPHFQTIERTVSAHSSTYTITVADCEGYILEVRSDQDTERNGLNFPFYPGVCVTERLVGNNGIGSVLQTGKPLAVIGAEHYVRTFHRWSCVGAPILDSYGNIAAVITISTPCGSESPYTFSLMVAVAKAVEAGLRQFLTERQLKDIRKTLSQLVQQRDVIFNDMSQGVIILNKDGVVTFFNAAAQRIWCIPPDEAGGKSIENLLKNCPRKESLLNKTIREGKPFTNIECKCRNHLHDKILLVNTSVLRDENNNINGAIGIFTDVTDLRRQEARIREQEKLAVVGQMAAGMAHEIRNPLTSVRGFAQLMKEKIGEQNNPFKEYVEIMIQEIDQADSFINNFLQLARPTPPKMQVCSVNDLIKNFVRIFENQAFLQGTKVLTDLREVPPLVIDSAQIKQVLLNLCQNALQALGQGGTLTLASSYQADTREIRVDVIDNGPGIPPEDLDKIGTPFYTTKDKGTGLGLSISYAIVDRHKGRVEVDSKVGQGTRFSIYLPVDKQF, translated from the coding sequence GTGAGTGATTTCGATAGGTTGGTTTCGGTTCCTCATCTAAACCAATCGATGCTCTATGCCAAATGGCAGGAATTTATTAACGGTGAGCCGGTGGACACCGGCACAGTTTTTCACGAAACCTTTGCCGCCTGGCAAAGGTGTAAAGAAATGGGTATTAATCCTTATCAAATTAAAGATATTGTCAAATTACCCGAGAGAGAGCTGGCCCGGAGACGGTCCCGGTTGCAGGACATATTTTCCTTACTGGAACCACATTTCCAAACCATCGAAAGAACGGTAAGCGCTCACAGTTCCACTTATACCATTACTGTTGCCGATTGTGAGGGGTATATTTTAGAAGTCCGCAGTGATCAAGATACCGAACGAAATGGTTTAAATTTTCCCTTTTATCCAGGGGTATGTGTGACAGAAAGGTTAGTGGGCAACAACGGCATTGGTTCCGTTTTGCAGACGGGTAAGCCCCTGGCGGTTATCGGGGCGGAGCATTATGTCAGGACCTTTCACCGCTGGTCCTGTGTGGGGGCGCCCATCTTAGACAGTTATGGTAATATAGCAGCCGTCATTACCATCTCTACCCCGTGTGGTTCAGAAAGTCCCTACACCTTTAGCTTAATGGTGGCGGTGGCCAAAGCGGTGGAAGCAGGCCTCCGGCAATTTTTGACGGAAAGGCAATTAAAAGACATCAGGAAGACGTTAAGCCAATTGGTACAGCAGCGGGATGTTATCTTTAACGACATGTCCCAGGGGGTTATCATCCTAAACAAAGACGGAGTAGTTACCTTCTTTAATGCCGCTGCCCAAAGGATATGGTGCATCCCCCCGGACGAAGCGGGCGGTAAAAGTATTGAAAATTTATTAAAAAACTGCCCCCGCAAAGAATCCCTCTTAAATAAGACCATACGGGAAGGAAAACCCTTTACCAATATTGAGTGTAAATGCAGAAACCACTTGCACGACAAAATATTACTGGTCAATACAAGTGTTTTAAGGGATGAAAACAACAATATTAACGGTGCCATTGGTATCTTTACCGATGTAACCGACCTTCGCCGCCAGGAAGCCAGAATCAGAGAACAGGAAAAACTGGCGGTGGTGGGGCAAATGGCAGCGGGTATGGCCCACGAAATCCGTAACCCCCTGACTTCAGTAAGGGGTTTTGCCCAGTTAATGAAGGAGAAAATAGGGGAGCAAAACAACCCCTTTAAGGAATATGTGGAAATTATGATCCAAGAGATTGATCAGGCCGATAGTTTTATCAATAACTTCCTCCAGTTGGCCAGGCCGACGCCCCCTAAGATGCAGGTGTGTTCCGTTAACGATTTAATTAAGAACTTCGTGCGTATTTTTGAGAACCAGGCATTTCTGCAGGGTACTAAAGTTTTAACTGACCTCCGGGAGGTACCGCCGCTTGTAATTGACAGTGCCCAGATTAAACAAGTGCTGTTGAACCTGTGCCAAAATGCCTTACAGGCCCTGGGTCAGGGCGGTACCTTAACCCTGGCCAGCAGTTATCAGGCGGATACCAGGGAAATACGTGTTGATGTCATTGACAACGGCCCGGGCATTCCCCCGGAGGATTTGGATAAAATTGGCACCCCCTTTTATACTACCAAGGATAAAGGTACGGGTTTGGGTTTGTCCATCTCTTATGCCATTGTGGACCGGCATAAAGGCCGGGTGGAAGTGGACAGCAAAGTAGGACAGGGGACCCGTTTCTCCATTTACCTGCCGGTGGACAAACAGTTCTAA